One segment of Eschrichtius robustus isolate mEscRob2 chromosome 3, mEscRob2.pri, whole genome shotgun sequence DNA contains the following:
- the PTCH2 gene encoding protein patched homolog 2, with amino-acid sequence MPPIPASMARPPPLGELPPGYTPPARSAAPQILAGSLQAPLWLRAYFQGLLFSLGCGIQRHCGKVLFLGLLAFGALALGLRVAIIETDLEQLWVEAGSRVSQELQYTKEKLGEEAAYTSQMLIQTPRQEGENVLTPEALGLHLQAALTASKVQVSLYGKSWDLNKICYKSGVPLIENGMIERMIEKLFPCVILTPLDCFWEGAKLQGGSAYLPGRPDIQWTNLDPEQLLEELGPFASLEGFRELLDKAQVGQAYVGRPCLHPDDLHCPSSAPNHHSRQAPNVAQELSGGCHGFSHKFMHWQEELLLGGLARDPRGQLLRAEALQSTFLLMSPRQLYEHFRGDYQTHDIGWSEEQASTVLQAWQRRFVQLAQEALPGNASQQIHAFSSTTLDDILHAFSEVSAARVVGGYLLMLAYACVTMLRWDCAQSQGAVGLAGVLLVALAVASGLGLCALLGIAFNAATTQVLPFLALGIGVDDIFLLAHAFTEAPPGTPLQERTGECLQRTGTSVALTSINNMVAFFMAALVPIPALRAFSLQAAVVVGCNFAAVMLVFPAVLSLDLHRRHCQRLDVLCCFSSPCSARVIQILPQELGDRTVPVGIAHLTATVQAFAHCEASSQHVVTILPPQAHLVPPPSDPLASELFSPGGSTRDLLGQEEGTRQKAACKSLACARWNLAHFARSQFAPLLLQSHTKAMVLVLFGALLGLSLYGSTLVQDGLALTDVVPRGTKEHAFLSAQLRYFSLYEVALVTQGGFDYAHSQRALFDLHQRFSSLKAVLPPPATQAPRTWLHYYRNWLQGIQAAFDQDWASGHITRHSYRNGSEDGALAYKLLIQTGDAQEPLDFSQLTTRKLVDKDGLIPPELFYMGLTMWVSSDPLGLAASQANFYPPPPEWLHDKYDTTGENLRIPAAQPLEFAQFPFLLRGLQKTADFVETIEGARAACAEAGRAGVRAYPSGSPFLFWEQYLGLRRCFVLAVCILLVCTFLVCALLLLNPWAASLIVLVLAVMTVELFGIMGFLGIKLSAIPVVILVASVGIGVEFTVHVALGFLTSQGSRNLRAARALEHTLAPVTDGAISTLLGLLMLAGSNFDFIVRYFFVVLTVLTLLGLLHGLVLLPVLLSILGPPPEVVQMYKESPEVLSPPAAQGGGLRWGVAPTLPQSFARVTTSMTVALRPPPLPGAYIHPASEEPTWSPAATPAASGSSNLSSRGPCPAI; translated from the exons CGGGCAGCCGGGTGAGCCAAGAGCTGCAATACACCAAGGAGAAGCTGGGGGAGGAGGCTGCATACACCTCCCAGATGTTGATACAGACCCCGCGCCAGGAGGGGGAGAATGTCCTCACGCCTGAGGCACTTGGCCTCCACCTCCAGGCAGCCCTCACCGCCAGTAAAGTGCAAGTATCACTCTATGGAAA GTCCTGGGATTTGAACAAAATCTGCTACAAGTCAGGAGTTCCCCTAATTGAAAATGGAATGATTGAGCGG ATGATTGAGAAGCTGTTTCCCTGCGTGATCCTCACCCCCCTCGACTGCTTCTGGGAAGGAGCCAAACTCCAAGGGGGCTCTGCCTACTTGCC GGGCCGCCCCGACATCCAGTGGACCAACCTGGATCCAGAGCAGCTGCTGGAGGAGCTGGGCCCCTTTGCCTCCCTTGAGGGCTTCCGGGAGCTGCTAGACAAGGCACAGGTGGGCCAGGCCTACGTGGGGCGGCCCTGTCTGCACCCTGACGACCTCCACTGCCCATCTAGTGCCCCTAACCATCACAGCAGGCAG GCTCCCAATGTGGCTCAGGAGTTGAGCGGGGGCTGCCATGGCTTCTCCCACAAGTTCATGCACTGGCAGGAGGAACTGCTGCTGGGAGGCCTGGCCAGAGACCCCCGAGGACAGCTGCTGAG GGCAGAGGCCCTGCAGAGCACCTTCCTGCTGATGAGTCCCCGCCAGCTCTATGAGCACTTCCGGGGCGACTACCAGACACACGACATCGGCTGGAGCGAGGAGCAGGCCAGCACGGTGCTGCAGGCCTGGCAGCGGCGCTTCGTGCAG CTGGCGCAGGAGGCCCTACCTGGGAACGCGTCCCAGCAGATCCACGCCTTCTCCTCCACCACCCTGGATGACATCCTGCACGCCTTCTCTGAAGTCAGCGCTGCCCGCGTGGTGGGAGGCTACCTGCTCATG CTGGCCTACGCCTGCGTGACAATGCTGCGGTGGGACTGTGCTCAGTCCCAGGGTGCCGTGGGCCTCGCCGGGGTGCTGCTGGTGGCCCTGGCGGTGGCCTCGGGCCTCGGGCTCTGCGCCCTGCTCGGCATCGCCTTCAATGCCGCCACTACCCAG GTGCTGCCCTTCTTGGCACTGGGCATTGGCGTGGATGATATATTCCTGCTGGCACATGCCTTCACAGAGGCTCCACCTGGCACCCCTCTCCAG GAGCGCACAGGTGAGTGTCTGCAGCGCACAGGCACCAGCGTTGCACTCACATCCATCAACAACATGGTCGCCTTCTTCATGGCTGCCCTAGTTCCCATCCCTGCACTGCGGGCCTTCTCCTTGCAG GCGGCAGTAGTGGTTGGCTGCAACTTTGCAGCCGTGATGCTTGTCTTCCCAGCGGTCCTCAGCCTGGACCTGCACCGGCGCCACTGCCAGCGCCTTGATGTGCTCTGCTGCTTCTCTAG CCCCTGCTCTGCTCGGGTGATTCAGATTCTGCCCCAGGAGCTGGGAGATAGGACAGTACCAGTGGGCATTGCTCACCTGACTGCCACTGTTCAGGCATTTGCACACTGTGAAGCCAGCAGCCAGCATGTGGTCACCATCCTGCCTCCCCAAGCCCACCTGGTGCCCCCACCTTCTGACCCACTGGCCTCTGAGCTCTTCAGCCCAGGAGGGTCAACACGGGACCTTCTAGGCCAGGAGGAGGGGACAAGGCAGAAGGCAGCCTGCAAGTCCCTGGCCTGCGCCCGCTGGAATCTTGCCCATTTCGCCCGATCTCAGTTTGCACCCTTGCTACTCCAGTCCCACACCAAG GCCATGGTGCTGGTACTTTTTGGGGCTCTTCTGGGCCTGAGCCTCTATGGATCGACCTTGGTGCAGGATGGGCTGGCCCTGACAGATGTGGTGCCTCGGGGCACCAAGGAGCATGCCTTCCTGAGCGCCCAGCTCAGGTACTTCTCTCTGTACGAGGTGGCCCTGGTGACACAGGGTGGCTTTGACTACGCCCACTCCCAACGCGCCCTCTTTGATCTGCACCAGCGCTTCAGTTCCCTCAAGGCGGTGCTGCCCCCACCGGCCACGCAGGCACCCCGCACCTGGCTGCACTATTACCGCAACTGGCTACAGG GAATCCAGGCTGCGTTTGACCAGGACTGGGCTTCTGGGCACATCACCCGCCACTCATACCGCAATGGCTCTGAGGATGGGGCCCTAGCCTACAAGCTGCTCATCCAGACCGGGGATGCCCAGGAGCCTCTGGATTTCAGCCAG CTGACCACAAGGAAGCTGGTGGACAAGGACGGGCTGATTCCACCTGAGCTCTTCTACATGGGGCTGACCATGTGGGTGAGCAGTGACCCCCTGGGTCTGGCAGCCTCACAGGCCAACTTCTACCCCCCACCTCCCGAGTGGCTGCATGACAAGTACGACACCACCGGGGAGAACCTTCGCA TCCCCGCGGCCCAGCCCCTGGAGTTTGCCCAGTTCCCCTTTCTACTGCGCGGCCTCCAGAAGACTGCAGACTTCGTGGAGACCATTGAGGGGGCCCGGGCAGCGTGTGCCGAGGCAGGCCGGGCCGGGGTGCGCGCCTACCCCAGCGGCTcccccttcctcttctgggaGCAGTATCTGGGCCTGCGGCGCTGCTTTGTGCTGGCAGTCTGCATCCTGCTGGTGTGCACTTTCCTCGTCTGCGCCCTGCTGCTGCTCAACCCCTGGGCAGCTTCCCTCATA gtacTGGTCCTGGCAGTGATGACTGTGGAGCTCTTTGGCATCATGGGTTTCCTGGGCATCAAGCTGAGCGCCATCCCCGTGGTGATCCTTGTGGCGTCTGTAGGCATTGGTGTCGAGTTCACGGTCCATGTGGCTCTG GGCTTCCTGACCTCCCAGGGTAGCCGGAACCTCCGGGCTGcccgggccctagagcacacatTGGCCCCGGTGACCGATGGGGCCATCTCCACATTGCTGGGTCTGCTCATGCTTGCTGGTTCCAACTTTGACTTCATTGTAAG GTACTTCTTCGTGGTGCTGACAGTACTCACACTCCTAGGCCTCCTCCATGGGCTCGTGCTGCTGCCTGTGCTGCTGTCCATCCTGGGCCCCCCACCAGAG GTGGTACAGATGTACAAGGAGAGCCCAGAGGTCCTGAGCCCACCAGCTGCACAAGGAGGAGGGCTCAGGTGGGGGGTagcccccacccttccccagaGCTTTGCCAGAGTGACTACCTCCATGACCGTGGCCCTCCGCCCACCTCCACTGCCTGGTGCCTACATCCACCCAGCCTCTGAAGAGCCTACTTGGTCCCCTGCTGCCACACCAGCTGCCAGTGGCTCCAGCAACCTTAGTTCTAGGGGACCATGTCCAGCCATCTGA